In one Mesorhizobium australicum genomic region, the following are encoded:
- a CDS encoding YdcH family protein yields the protein MSDQDQAEIKLEYARLKQEHADFDAAINAMIATGCDPLQIQRMKKKKLHLKDKLIQLSDKVIPDIIA from the coding sequence ATGTCCGACCAGGACCAGGCAGAAATCAAGCTTGAATATGCACGTCTCAAGCAGGAACATGCCGACTTCGACGCTGCGATCAACGCGATGATCGCCACCGGCTGCGATCCTTTGCAGATCCAGCGCATGAAGAAGAAGAAGCTGCATCTGAAGGACAAGCTGATCCAGCTTTCCGACAAGGTGATCCCCGACATCATCGCCTGA
- the purE gene encoding 5-(carboxyamino)imidazole ribonucleotide mutase — MAGSDVAIIMGSQSDWATMRHAAETLESLGIAHDSLIVSAHRTPERLYEFARGAKARGYKVVIAGAGGAAHLPGMTASLTPLPVFGVPVESKALSGQDSLLSIVQMPAGIPVGTLAIGRAGAVNAALLAAAVLALRDEALAARLDAFRKAQTDKVALVPSDSAE, encoded by the coding sequence ATGGCCGGCAGCGACGTTGCGATCATCATGGGCAGCCAGTCCGACTGGGCGACCATGCGCCACGCCGCCGAGACGCTGGAAAGCCTCGGCATCGCCCACGACAGCCTGATCGTCTCCGCCCACCGCACGCCCGAACGCCTCTACGAATTCGCCCGCGGCGCCAAGGCCAGGGGCTACAAGGTGGTGATCGCGGGCGCGGGCGGCGCGGCGCACCTGCCGGGCATGACCGCCTCGCTCACTCCTCTGCCGGTGTTCGGCGTGCCGGTGGAATCCAAGGCGCTGTCGGGCCAGGATTCGCTGCTGTCGATCGTCCAGATGCCCGCCGGCATCCCGGTCGGCACACTCGCCATCGGCCGCGCCGGCGCGGTGAACGCCGCGCTCCTGGCGGCAGCCGTGCTGGCGTTGCGCGACGAGGCCCTGGCGGCGCGCCTCGACGCCTTCCGCAAGGCGCAGACCGACAAGGTCGCGCTCGTGCCCTCGGACAGCGCCGAATGA
- a CDS encoding 5-(carboxyamino)imidazole ribonucleotide synthase yields MTAPLPPGSTIGIIGGGQLGRMLAMAAARLGYRTIILEPQADCPAAQVANRQIAAAYDDETALAELAESCDVVTYEFENVPVQAAAALAGRVEVSPPPMALDVSQDRLTEKSFINAAGTPTANFRAVDSDDDLISACAAFGGSGVLKTRRLGYDGKGQRLLRGANPADLAGVYAAMGGVPLILESLVPFKREISIIAARGRDGTVLCYDPAENVHRNGILHTSTVPARIPERTAEAARKAATAILEGLDYVGVIGVEFFVLRDGNLLVNEIAPRVHNSGHWTEAACAISQFEQHIRAVAGLPLGDPKRHSDCVMENLIGDDVNRLADLAAEPDTVIHLYGKAEARPGRKMGHFTRLTKSTS; encoded by the coding sequence ATGACGGCGCCGCTGCCGCCCGGCTCGACGATCGGCATCATCGGCGGCGGCCAGCTCGGCCGGATGCTGGCCATGGCCGCCGCCCGGCTGGGCTACCGCACGATCATCCTCGAACCACAGGCCGATTGCCCGGCGGCGCAGGTTGCGAACCGGCAGATTGCCGCCGCCTATGACGATGAGACGGCGCTCGCGGAATTGGCCGAGAGCTGCGACGTCGTGACCTACGAATTTGAGAACGTGCCGGTGCAGGCAGCCGCCGCGCTCGCAGGCCGGGTGGAGGTCTCGCCGCCGCCGATGGCCCTCGACGTGTCGCAGGACCGGCTGACCGAGAAGAGCTTCATCAACGCGGCGGGCACCCCGACGGCGAACTTCCGCGCGGTCGATTCCGATGACGACCTGATCAGCGCCTGCGCCGCGTTCGGCGGCTCCGGCGTGCTCAAGACCCGCCGCCTCGGCTATGACGGGAAGGGGCAGCGCCTGCTACGCGGTGCCAACCCGGCCGATCTCGCCGGCGTCTACGCAGCCATGGGTGGCGTGCCGCTGATCCTTGAAAGCCTTGTTCCCTTCAAGCGCGAGATCTCGATCATCGCCGCGCGCGGCCGCGACGGGACGGTGCTTTGCTACGACCCGGCCGAGAACGTCCACCGCAACGGCATCCTGCACACCTCGACCGTTCCGGCGCGCATCCCGGAGCGGACGGCAGAGGCGGCGCGCAAGGCCGCGACAGCGATTCTCGAAGGGCTCGACTATGTCGGCGTCATCGGCGTCGAGTTCTTCGTGCTCCGCGACGGCAACCTCCTGGTGAACGAGATCGCGCCGCGGGTGCACAATTCCGGCCACTGGACCGAGGCCGCCTGCGCCATCTCGCAGTTCGAGCAGCACATCCGCGCGGTCGCCGGCCTGCCGCTTGGCGATCCGAAGCGCCACTCGGACTGCGTCATGGAAAACCTGATCGGCGACGACGTGAACCGGCTCGCCGACCTCGCCGCCGAGCCGGACACCGTCATCCACCTCTACGGCAAGGCCGAAGCGCGGCCCGGGCGCAAGATGGGGCATTTCACGCGATTGACGAAATCGACCTCATAG
- a CDS encoding type II toxin-antitoxin system RelE/ParE family toxin — translation MAALPTSLQARLIRLFEMVEHLGLERIREPHAKHLRGKLWELRAKSPEGIARGIYVALAGQRVIILHVFAKKSQKTPAGALTTAEQRLKQVMR, via the coding sequence ATCGCGGCGCTGCCCACGTCCTTGCAGGCACGCCTGATCCGCCTGTTCGAGATGGTGGAGCATCTCGGGCTCGAAAGGATTCGCGAGCCGCATGCCAAGCACCTGCGCGGCAAGCTGTGGGAGCTCAGGGCAAAGTCTCCGGAGGGTATCGCGAGAGGGATCTATGTCGCACTGGCTGGTCAGCGCGTGATCATTCTCCATGTTTTCGCGAAGAAATCACAGAAGACACCGGCGGGGGCTCTCACGACCGCCGAACAAAGATTGAAGCAGGTGATGCGATGA
- a CDS encoding helix-turn-helix domain-containing protein gives MTKLTDLKQRLSKNPEFATEYVKADEEYAVIEALIAARTSAHLSQAELAIRLGTTQSAIARLESGRISPSLSTLRRYAEATGTRLNVSLVAR, from the coding sequence ATGACGAAACTCACGGACCTGAAGCAGAGACTCTCGAAGAATCCGGAATTCGCGACCGAGTATGTCAAGGCCGACGAGGAATATGCGGTGATCGAGGCGCTGATCGCCGCCCGTACCTCCGCCCATCTTTCGCAGGCGGAACTGGCAATCCGTCTCGGAACGACCCAATCCGCCATCGCACGTCTCGAAAGCGGCCGCATTTCTCCGTCGCTGTCGACGCTTCGTCGCTATGCCGAGGCCACGGGAACCCGACTGAACGTGTCGTTGGTGGCGAGATAG
- the ykgO gene encoding type B 50S ribosomal protein L36 → MKIKNSLKALKGRHRDNRLVRRKGRIYIINKTAPRYKARQG, encoded by the coding sequence ATGAAGATCAAGAACTCGCTCAAGGCGCTCAAGGGCCGTCACCGCGACAACCGCCTGGTTCGTCGCAAGGGCCGCATCTACATCATCAACAAGACGGCTCCGCGCTACAAGGCGCGCCAGGGCTGA
- a CDS encoding tetratricopeptide repeat protein, whose translation MRGVLLLLLGLGVLAPALPSYAQSSAAPVAPAMTQADRTAALDKLFDELRRERKEKAAERIASRIRDSWLHSGSASIDAMMQWSEDAVKAKKYGVALDFLDRVTVLEPDYAEGWNQRATVHFLMNNYRKSMADIDKTLRLEPRHFGALSGMGAILKQSGRKELALDAYERALAIYPMMRGAQKEVAELAEELAGEGI comes from the coding sequence ATGCGCGGTGTTTTGCTTTTGCTCCTCGGACTGGGCGTCCTCGCCCCGGCCCTCCCCTCATACGCTCAATCGAGCGCCGCTCCCGTCGCGCCGGCCATGACGCAGGCCGACCGGACGGCCGCGCTCGACAAGCTGTTCGACGAGCTCAGGCGCGAGCGCAAGGAGAAGGCGGCGGAGCGCATCGCGTCGCGCATCCGTGACAGCTGGCTCCACTCCGGCAGCGCATCGATCGATGCGATGATGCAATGGTCGGAAGATGCGGTGAAGGCCAAGAAATACGGCGTGGCGCTGGATTTTCTCGATCGGGTCACCGTGCTTGAGCCTGACTACGCCGAAGGGTGGAACCAGCGCGCCACCGTCCATTTCCTGATGAACAACTACCGCAAGTCGATGGCCGACATCGACAAGACGCTGAGGCTCGAGCCGCGCCATTTCGGCGCGCTGTCCGGCATGGGCGCGATCCTCAAGCAGTCGGGCCGCAAGGAGCTCGCGCTGGACGCCTACGAGCGCGCGCTGGCGATCTATCCGATGATGCGCGGCGCCCAGAAGGAAGTGGCGGAACTGGCCGAAGAACTGGCCGGCGAGGGAATCTGA
- a CDS encoding alpha/beta fold hydrolase, with amino-acid sequence MNLVYALILFVVALSLTLAGVTRVGTWLIERRNPPVGSFATVNGTRMHFVHVAGPSARDLPPVVFVHGASGNLKDQMLPFRQALEGRAEMLFLDRPGHGWSARGAANEDPHGQARTIAALMDHVGIDRAIVVGHSFGGAIAATFALDFPDRTAGLVFLAPASHPWPGGATSWYYTLTTKPVVGRLFSETLSYLGGILRIDSASECVFSPNRAPDHYVRDASIALVLRPAAFRANATDVEGLYRHALATAPRYREITAPTVVISGDSDTVVYEEIHSAGLGRDIPGAELVWVHNLGHKPDWIATDLAIAAIGKVAGQPADLQALAKAVEARIADDRHGVGICVDETAPYRAPELKPVE; translated from the coding sequence ATGAACCTCGTCTATGCGCTGATCCTGTTCGTCGTCGCCCTGTCGCTCACGCTGGCCGGCGTCACCCGCGTCGGCACCTGGCTGATCGAGCGGCGCAATCCGCCTGTCGGATCGTTTGCGACGGTCAATGGCACGCGGATGCATTTCGTCCATGTCGCAGGCCCTTCCGCCCGCGATCTTCCGCCGGTCGTCTTCGTCCATGGTGCGAGCGGCAACCTGAAGGACCAGATGCTGCCCTTCCGGCAGGCGCTCGAAGGCCGGGCGGAGATGCTGTTCCTCGATCGGCCGGGCCACGGCTGGTCCGCCCGCGGCGCGGCAAACGAGGACCCGCACGGCCAGGCCAGGACGATCGCCGCGCTGATGGACCATGTCGGGATCGACCGCGCCATCGTCGTCGGCCATTCCTTCGGCGGCGCGATCGCGGCCACCTTCGCGCTCGACTTCCCCGATCGCACGGCGGGCCTCGTCTTCCTCGCGCCGGCCAGCCATCCGTGGCCGGGCGGCGCGACCTCCTGGTACTACACGCTGACGACGAAACCGGTGGTCGGGCGGCTCTTTTCCGAGACGCTGTCCTATCTCGGCGGCATCCTGCGGATCGACAGCGCGAGCGAATGCGTTTTCTCGCCGAACAGGGCGCCGGACCACTACGTCCGCGATGCCTCGATCGCGCTGGTGCTGCGGCCGGCGGCGTTCCGGGCCAATGCGACGGACGTGGAGGGCCTCTACCGCCACGCGCTGGCGACTGCGCCGCGCTACCGCGAGATCACGGCGCCCACGGTGGTGATCTCCGGCGACAGCGATACGGTGGTCTACGAGGAGATCCACTCCGCCGGCCTCGGGCGCGACATTCCGGGCGCGGAACTGGTCTGGGTGCACAATCTCGGCCACAAGCCGGACTGGATCGCGACCGACCTGGCCATTGCCGCGATCGGCAAGGTCGCGGGTCAGCCGGCCGATCTCCAGGCGCTCGCGAAGGCCGTCGAGGCACGCATCGCCGACGACAGGCATGGCGTCGGCATCTGTGTCGACGAGACAGCGCCCTATCGCGCGCCCGAATTGAAACCGGTGGAATAG
- the pyk gene encoding pyruvate kinase: MRRSRKVKILATLGPASSDEAMIQKLFEAGADVFRINMSHTDHPLMRELVGRIRAVETKVGRPIGILADLQGPKLRVGLFANGKETLTPGQTFTLDADPAPGDATRVHLPHPEILSSVKPGDRLLIDDGRLALVAESADGKSIVCKVVSGTNISNKKGVSLPDTELPVGALTDKDRRDLDAVLETGVDWVALSFIQRPEDLAEARKIAKGRAALMSKIEKPQAVARLSEIIELSDALMVARGDLGVEMPLEAVPGIQKQITRAARRAGKPVVVATQMLESMISAPVPTRAEVSDVSIAVFEGADAIMLSAESAAGQYPIESVAMMNKIAEKVEQDPVYPGIINAQRSEPEATGADAISAAARQIGETLKLSAIVTYTSSGTTGLRAARERPQLPIISLSPVLATARRLSLVWGQHCVVTPDAHDLDDMVDRACRIAFDEGFGKPGDRIIVTAGVPLGTPGATNMLRIAYIGSDGLSGF, from the coding sequence ATGAGACGCAGCCGCAAGGTCAAGATCCTCGCCACGCTCGGACCCGCCTCGTCCGACGAGGCGATGATCCAAAAGCTGTTCGAGGCCGGTGCGGACGTGTTCCGCATCAATATGAGCCATACCGATCATCCCCTGATGCGGGAGCTTGTCGGTCGCATCCGCGCGGTGGAGACGAAGGTCGGTCGGCCGATCGGCATCCTCGCGGACCTGCAGGGTCCGAAGCTGCGCGTTGGCCTTTTCGCCAACGGCAAGGAGACGCTGACGCCGGGCCAGACCTTCACGCTGGACGCCGATCCCGCGCCGGGCGACGCGACGCGGGTGCACCTGCCGCATCCGGAGATCCTCTCCTCGGTGAAGCCCGGCGACCGCCTGCTGATCGACGACGGGCGGCTTGCGCTGGTGGCCGAGTCGGCCGACGGAAAGTCGATCGTCTGCAAGGTCGTTTCCGGCACGAACATCTCGAACAAGAAGGGCGTCAGCCTGCCCGACACCGAACTGCCGGTCGGCGCCCTGACGGACAAGGACCGCAGGGACCTCGACGCGGTGCTGGAAACGGGCGTCGACTGGGTGGCGCTGTCCTTCATCCAGCGGCCGGAGGACTTGGCCGAGGCGCGCAAGATCGCCAAGGGTCGCGCGGCGCTGATGTCGAAGATCGAGAAGCCGCAGGCGGTTGCCCGCCTGTCGGAGATCATCGAATTGTCCGACGCGTTGATGGTGGCGCGCGGTGACCTTGGCGTCGAGATGCCGCTGGAAGCCGTTCCCGGCATCCAGAAGCAGATCACGCGCGCCGCCCGCCGCGCCGGCAAGCCGGTGGTCGTTGCGACCCAGATGCTGGAATCGATGATCTCTGCCCCGGTGCCCACCCGCGCCGAGGTGTCCGACGTGTCGATCGCCGTGTTCGAGGGCGCGGATGCGATCATGCTCTCGGCCGAATCCGCCGCCGGCCAGTATCCGATCGAGTCGGTCGCGATGATGAACAAGATCGCCGAGAAGGTGGAGCAGGATCCCGTCTATCCCGGCATCATCAACGCGCAGCGCTCGGAGCCCGAGGCGACCGGCGCCGACGCCATCTCCGCCGCGGCGCGGCAGATCGGCGAGACGCTGAAGCTGTCGGCGATCGTCACCTACACTTCCTCCGGCACGACCGGCCTGCGCGCGGCGCGGGAGCGGCCGCAACTGCCGATCATCTCGCTCTCGCCCGTGCTTGCCACGGCGCGGCGGCTGTCGCTCGTATGGGGCCAGCATTGCGTGGTAACGCCCGACGCCCATGACCTCGACGACATGGTGGACCGCGCCTGCCGCATCGCCTTCGACGAAGGCTTCGGCAAGCCGGGCGACCGGATCATCGTCACCGCGGGCGTGCCGCTGGGCACGCCGGGCGCCACCAACATGCTGCGCATCGCCTATATCGGCTCGGATGGACTGAGCGGATTCTGA
- a CDS encoding DUF1036 domain-containing protein: protein MQVAKAARVRHAITLPALFAAATLGTVAFSTPALADFRVCNATQSLVGVAIGYRAAAGWITEGWWHIEASTCKTLIEGPLASRYYYLYAEDAERGGRWDGPTTMCVAEKEFKITAVNDCVRRGFQRAGFQEYDTREQSSWMVELTDELPPGGPTPPSPTGSQ from the coding sequence ATGCAGGTCGCCAAGGCCGCACGCGTGCGCCATGCCATCACCTTGCCGGCGCTTTTTGCTGCGGCGACGCTGGGAACGGTCGCCTTTTCCACGCCGGCGCTGGCCGATTTCCGTGTCTGCAACGCGACGCAGAGCCTCGTCGGCGTGGCGATCGGCTATCGTGCCGCCGCGGGCTGGATCACAGAGGGCTGGTGGCACATCGAGGCGTCGACCTGCAAGACGCTGATCGAGGGCCCGCTCGCCTCGCGCTACTACTACCTCTATGCCGAGGATGCCGAGCGCGGCGGCCGCTGGGACGGCCCGACCACCATGTGCGTGGCCGAAAAAGAGTTCAAGATCACTGCCGTGAACGATTGCGTGCGGCGCGGCTTCCAGCGCGCCGGCTTCCAGGAATACGATACGCGCGAACAGTCGAGCTGGATGGTCGAACTGACCGATGAACTGCCGCCCGGCGGCCCGACTCCTCCCAGCCCGACAGGCTCTCAATGA
- a CDS encoding N-formylglutamate amidohydrolase, whose protein sequence is MARTALFSPFEIIEGNRAGGMLIVADHAKRDMPDEYGDLGLPAAEFDRHIAYDIGVEMVTRRLAAITGAPAVLCGFSRLLIDPNRGEDDPTLIRQVYDGTVISGNYPMSNDERQQRLDRFYRPYDDAVGALMSSVAEASGRSPFIVSMHSFTPVMQGRPRPWHAGILWDSDPRAPLPLIEALAADGSLVVGDNEPYDGALRGDTMFRHAIVNGFAHVLIEIRQDLIGTQAGADEWAERLAPMLDAINRRPDIHEAKQFGSRTGPI, encoded by the coding sequence ATGGCCAGGACGGCCCTCTTTTCCCCATTCGAGATCATCGAAGGCAACCGCGCCGGCGGCATGCTGATCGTTGCCGACCACGCCAAGCGGGACATGCCGGACGAATATGGCGACCTCGGCCTGCCCGCCGCCGAGTTCGACCGCCACATCGCCTATGACATCGGCGTGGAGATGGTCACGCGCCGGCTGGCCGCCATCACCGGCGCGCCGGCAGTGCTGTGCGGCTTCTCGCGGCTGCTGATCGATCCGAACCGCGGCGAGGACGACCCGACGCTGATCCGGCAGGTCTATGACGGCACGGTGATTTCCGGAAACTATCCGATGTCGAACGACGAGCGGCAGCAGCGGCTCGACCGCTTCTACCGCCCTTACGACGACGCGGTGGGCGCTCTGATGTCCTCCGTCGCGGAGGCGTCCGGCCGGTCGCCGTTCATCGTCTCGATGCATTCCTTCACGCCTGTCATGCAGGGCCGCCCGCGCCCCTGGCATGCCGGCATCCTGTGGGACAGCGATCCCCGCGCGCCGCTGCCGCTGATCGAGGCGCTGGCGGCGGACGGCTCGCTCGTCGTCGGCGACAACGAGCCCTATGACGGGGCGCTGCGCGGCGACACGATGTTCCGTCATGCGATCGTCAACGGCTTCGCCCATGTGCTGATCGAGATCCGGCAGGACCTGATCGGAACGCAGGCCGGCGCCGACGAATGGGCGGAACGCCTCGCTCCGATGCTTGACGCGATCAACCGGCGACCCGATATCCATGAAGCGAAACAGTTCGGGTCCCGCACGGGACCGATCTGA
- a CDS encoding DUF1244 domain-containing protein: MTDLTETEQRDFEAAAFRRLVQHLRERADVQNIDMMNLAGFCRNCLSNWYRDAANAAGHDMSKDESREIIYGMPYAEWQAKHQTEASDAKKAAFEQNRPKDH, translated from the coding sequence ATGACAGACCTGACCGAGACCGAGCAGCGCGACTTCGAGGCCGCCGCCTTCCGCCGCCTCGTGCAGCACCTGCGCGAGCGCGCCGATGTGCAGAACATCGACATGATGAACCTCGCCGGCTTCTGCCGGAACTGCCTGTCGAACTGGTATCGCGATGCCGCCAACGCGGCCGGGCACGACATGTCCAAGGACGAGTCGCGCGAGATCATCTACGGCATGCCCTATGCCGAATGGCAGGCGAAGCACCAGACCGAGGCGTCCGACGCCAAGAAGGCCGCCTTCGAGCAGAACCGTCCGAAGGACCACTGA
- a CDS encoding DUF2312 domain-containing protein: protein MADEITETSQTVAAGQLKAFIERVERLEEEKQTISDDIKDVYAEMKGTGFDTKAVRTIIRLRKKDQAERQEEEAILDLYKAALGME, encoded by the coding sequence TTGGCCGACGAGATCACAGAAACCTCGCAGACTGTCGCTGCCGGCCAGCTCAAGGCCTTCATCGAGCGCGTCGAGCGGCTCGAGGAGGAGAAGCAGACGATCTCCGACGACATCAAGGACGTCTATGCCGAGATGAAGGGCACCGGCTTCGACACGAAGGCCGTGCGGACCATCATCCGGCTGCGCAAGAAGGACCAGGCCGAGCGCCAGGAGGAAGAGGCGATCCTCGACCTCTACAAGGCCGCTCTCGGCATGGAGTAG
- a CDS encoding helicase HerA domain-containing protein → MKVNIDMGVAARGAMAEMDLEELLATRLLVQGNSGSGKSHLLRRLLEQSAPWVQQCIIDPEGDFVTLAEKFGHQVVDAARTEAELTRIAGRVRQHRVSVVLNLEGLDVEQQMRAAAAFLGGMFDAERDHWYPVLVVVDEAQLFAPAAAGEVADEARKLSLAAMTNLMCRGRKRGLAGVIATQRLAKLAKNVAAEASNFLMGRTFLDIDMARAADLLGMDRRQAEMFRDLARGNFVALGPALSRRPLPITIGSVETSARSGSPKLMPLPEAPQDAGDLIFTPAPDEARLVVRKPPPTPIPTADLLAQLSRPKPAPAPPAEPVFAVIDEAERDAGIDAVLREILDDPDAAFRTDAVLYQDFLVRSRIRRVPGEPLSLSGFRRRLAVARAGVDEHSGGEVWAKALSLSETLPDDLQGVFLMVARAATLNAPAPSDATLARAYGSHSPRRARRLLAYFEERGLLVVRTDFHQRRVLAFPDLGCETAPGHPEAPDEPQRDAAE, encoded by the coding sequence ATGAAGGTCAATATCGACATGGGCGTCGCGGCTCGCGGCGCCATGGCGGAGATGGATCTGGAAGAACTGCTGGCGACCCGCCTGCTGGTGCAGGGCAATTCCGGGTCCGGCAAGTCGCATCTGCTGCGCCGCCTGCTGGAGCAGAGCGCGCCGTGGGTGCAGCAATGCATCATTGATCCCGAGGGTGATTTCGTCACGCTGGCGGAGAAGTTCGGCCACCAGGTGGTCGACGCCGCCCGCACCGAAGCGGAGCTGACGCGGATCGCGGGTCGCGTGCGCCAGCACCGCGTCTCTGTCGTGCTCAACCTCGAAGGTCTCGACGTCGAGCAGCAGATGCGCGCGGCCGCCGCCTTCCTCGGCGGTATGTTCGATGCCGAGCGCGACCACTGGTATCCGGTGCTCGTCGTGGTCGACGAGGCGCAGCTTTTCGCACCCGCCGCCGCCGGCGAGGTCGCGGACGAGGCGCGGAAACTCTCGCTCGCCGCCATGACCAACCTGATGTGCCGCGGCCGCAAGCGCGGCCTGGCCGGCGTCATCGCCACCCAGCGGCTGGCCAAGCTGGCGAAGAATGTCGCCGCGGAAGCGTCCAACTTCCTGATGGGCCGCACCTTCCTCGACATCGACATGGCGCGCGCGGCCGACCTGCTGGGCATGGATCGCCGTCAGGCCGAGATGTTCCGCGACCTGGCGCGCGGCAATTTCGTCGCGCTGGGACCTGCCCTGTCGCGCCGCCCGCTGCCGATCACCATCGGCAGCGTCGAGACCTCTGCGCGCTCGGGAAGCCCGAAGCTGATGCCGCTGCCGGAGGCGCCTCAGGACGCCGGCGACCTGATCTTCACGCCCGCGCCCGACGAGGCGCGCCTGGTGGTGCGCAAGCCGCCACCGACGCCGATCCCCACCGCCGACCTCCTGGCGCAGCTGTCGCGGCCCAAGCCCGCGCCTGCGCCGCCGGCCGAGCCGGTCTTCGCCGTCATCGACGAAGCCGAACGGGACGCTGGCATCGACGCCGTGCTGCGGGAGATCCTCGACGATCCGGATGCGGCCTTCCGCACCGACGCCGTGCTCTATCAGGACTTCCTGGTCCGCAGCCGCATCCGCCGCGTGCCCGGCGAGCCGCTGTCGCTGTCGGGCTTCCGCCGGCGGCTGGCGGTCGCCCGCGCCGGCGTCGACGAACATTCCGGCGGCGAAGTCTGGGCGAAGGCGTTGTCGCTCTCGGAAACCCTGCCCGACGACCTCCAGGGCGTGTTCCTGATGGTCGCGCGCGCCGCGACGCTCAACGCCCCGGCCCCGTCCGACGCCACGCTGGCCCGAGCCTATGGCAGCCACTCGCCCCGCCGCGCCCGGCGCCTGCTCGCCTATTTCGAGGAGCGTGGCCTGCTAGTCGTTCGCACAGATTTCCACCAGCGCCGCGTTCTCGCCTTCCCCGACCTCGGCTGCGAAACCGCCCCCGGCCACCCCGAAGCGCCCGACGAGCCCCAGCGCGACGCAGCCGAATAG